TTACAGATGCATCTCAAGCATGTGGTGCCATTGAGCCCAACACTGAATGataaatgacaatatttttatggaagtaGTCTTGCGTCCCTGAAGTAATAATGCTCAAAGACATAAAATAGCTGCTGCAAAGCACTACACCAGTACCAGCTTCTCATGGGAGCAGCTAGTCAACTTTCGATCAACTTTCTGAATAGTTGGAGCCAGTGAAATTGTAATGAAAAACGAGGTATACAGAAATCgaaagagcaaaaagaaaaatgagtttgGCATTGCCCTAGGCCATTTGAATTGTGGCTATGGCTTTGAATGAAACAATACTATGCTATTGTTGAAAAAGAGCAAGACCAACAAGACTTTGAGTGTTCtttcggctcccttccactcattcTGACTTGTTGTCattatgagtgtaagtttttggcaCCATACCCTCTTGTATAgtttggttaaagctcaatatattcttacctttacccaaaaaaaaaaaaaaaaaaaaagactttgaGTGAATTTACTAAAAACATCTCCATGCATAGCTTTTTATCACCTGTTAGCGGAACCTTTTGTCATGTAACTCGTGATGTTGTTCAGAAATTTGTGTTGGAATTATTTAAAACATGCTTCTGTTTAATGGAACTTGCAGCTCGGCATGGCAAGTGCTTTAGAGACCCTATGTGGCCAGGCCTACGGTGCAAAACAATACCACATGCTTGGAGTGTACCTTCAGAGATCATGGATTGTCCTAACAATCTGCTCCATCTTTCTAGTTCCTCTGTTCATCTTCACTGCGCCACTTTTAAGGGCCCTAGGAGGCAGATAAACTTGCAGAGGTCGCTGGAGAAATTTCACTTGGGTTGATCCCGATCCTCCTTGCCTTCGTCATATCTTTCACCTGCCAAATGTTTCTCCAAGTGCAGAGTAAGAACATGATCATTGCATACACATCGGCATTATCAGTGGTGGTTCATTTGTGCCACTCGTGGCTATTGATTGTGAAATACAAGTTTGGAATTCTGGGTGCTATGACTTCCACCATTTTGGCATATTGGATTCCTAATATAGGACAACCCGTGTTCGTGATTTGTGGAGGTTGCCGAGATACATGGAAGGGTCTATCGAGTTTGGCATTTAAGGACCTATGGCCAGTGATCAAGCTCTCACTATCATCCGGCACATGCTATGGTACGGCAGCATTTCATCACTGGGACATGAGATTTCATTCTTGAAATCAGACTAATTGCTAAATTTCTATGTGAATCAGCATTAGTTTAGTTGGTGGAGCCATTTGGTATCTGCATGCTCTATTGTGTGATTTAGAAGTCGATCATCTTTTGTTGTCAAATAAATGGCAAACTCTGAATACCAGCAATAACTAGTAATCTCGCATCAGAAGTGGATAGCAGCACGTCCTTTCCTTTACATACAAGATATTCACTTAACTCCTATTCTTTGCTAATTGTCAGTCTCGAGCTGTGGTACAACACTGTGTTGGTTCTTCTAACAGGCAACATGGAAAATGCGGAGGTTTCCCTCGATGCGCTCGCCATCTGGTAAATTTCATGCACTTCTGCTCCTTCTGCTCTTCAGTGTTGGGGAAATGCCTTGAGTTATAAAGAAATCCTGTCAAAGGCCTGTTCActaaaatgaaagcaaaatttcatTACTTACAGCCTCCACGTTAGTGGTTGGGAAATGATGATCTCTTTCAGTTTCTTGGCTGCAGCAAGGTATGATTAAATGAGTCATGACACCTATCGACTTTAAATTCCTCCTCTGGACTTGCACTTTACCATCAATTCTGAATTTTGTACGTATTTTCAGTGTTCGAGTATCTAATGAACTTGGAAGAGGGAGCGCAAGATCAGCAAAGTTCTCAATCATGATCGTAGTGCTCACATCCTTCGCCATTGGATTTGTTCTCTTTgtgttcttcctcttcttcagggGGCGTCTGGCTTATATTTTCACTGAGAGCAATGAAGTCGCCAATGCCGTGACTGATTTATTTCCTCTTCTGGCTATTTCCATACTTTTGAATAGCGTCCAACTGGTGCTTTCTGGTACTTCTTCTCCACTATTCCCTCCTaatcaaatgaataaaagtACAATATTCCTCAAAGAAGTTATTCATGGCTTTCATTTATCACTGACATGAGTGGACATAAACCTGATCAATCAATACATAGGATTCACATGgcaatcatatttttcttttgtgggaTTCATTGAGGTCCCGTAATTTGAGAAATATGGTGATCCATTGTATTACATGAGCAACATGTGGCGAATTAATATCAAATCATTAGTACCCGATGGTGATTGAACAATAGTCTCAACATATGTTTATCAGGAGTAGCCGTTGGAGCTGGTTGGCAAAGCATTGTAGCCTATGTCAACATCATTAGCTATTATCTAGTGGGGATTCCCGTGGGAGTGGCGCTTGCCTATTTTCTAAATATGCAAGTGAAGGTGAGCTGCTAGTATCTTTTCTAAGACCGTCTGCATTGGCGAATTTGCATGTCAATGAGTGAGACATGTCAAAATGGGCTGAAGTTCTTGACCTGCACCtgtaaaattgaaattcctAACACTTGATCATTTATCTTGCAGGGCGTGTGGATTGGAATGCTGTTCGGAACTTTTGTTCAGACTGTAGTATTGATTGTTATTACCTGCAAAACTGATTGGGATAAGCAGGTTCGCCGGATTTTACCATTCTCCATCAATTTCTGACGATTGTGAATTTGTGAGGATCAATAAGTCTCAACATCCTTCTGCAGGTATTACTAGCCCAAACACGTGTTAATGAGTGGTCGTGGCTGAAGAAGCATCACGCTAGACCGGCACAGGTGTTTGATCTTTTTCTCGCTCTCCTGTTATTCTATTGAAGATAACAAAAAGTTCTGTGTCGCATTTAAAAATCTCAATGCCCAGCAAGGGAACTGACCTATAAAATGTGTATTAAGTAgtcaatttaataaaataagcgAATGAGTATTGGAAATACCATCAAAACCTTAGTTATTCAACCTGAATTGAGGGAACAATGACATTCTAGCAAATCTATGAATAGGGCAATTGGAATGAGGAAGGACAAGCTTTTATGATATCGCCACTGTTTCTCCTCCtgttttagaattgaattgttAGAATGGCTCAGTATATGTAATCTGCTTGTGAGTAGTTTTAGCACATGAGCTTGAGCCTTGAGTAACTGTCATTGATTATAA
The window above is part of the Eucalyptus grandis isolate ANBG69807.140 chromosome 6, ASM1654582v1, whole genome shotgun sequence genome. Proteins encoded here:
- the LOC104451242 gene encoding LOW QUALITY PROTEIN: protein DETOXIFICATION 21 (The sequence of the model RefSeq protein was modified relative to this genomic sequence to represent the inferred CDS: inserted 2 bases in 1 codon) — encoded protein: MASALETLCGQAYGAKQYHMLGVYLQRSWIVLTICSIFLVPLFIFTAPLLRALGXADKLAEVAGEISLGLIPILLAFVISFTCQMFLQVQSKNMIIAYTSALSVVVHLCHSWLLIVKYKFGILGAMTSTILAYWIPNIGQPVFVICGGCRDTWKGLSSLAFKDLWPVIKLSLSSGTSICLELWYNTVLVLLTGNMENAEVSLDALAICLHVSGWEMMISFSFLAAASVRVSNELGRGSARSAKFSIMIVVLTSFAIGFVLFVFFLFFRGRLAYIFTESNEVANAVTDLFPLLAISILLNSVQLVLSGVAVGAGWQSIVAYVNIISYYLVGIPVGVALAYFLNMQVKGVWIGMLFGTFVQTVVLIVITCKTDWDKQVRRILPFSINF